The Chrysemys picta bellii isolate R12L10 chromosome 12, ASM1138683v2, whole genome shotgun sequence genome has a segment encoding these proteins:
- the OTOP3 gene encoding proton channel OTOP3 gives MAGKEATRQRHLNQDTDGEESASAEPEAWKIRYEKCWLHRRCSSLLHKDRQARKAGQLFSGLLAMNVVFLGCAFISSMIFNRVAITLRDVGIFLSILKILSLCWIIYYLLCTSRKPHAVLYRDSHAGPVWVQGSLVLFGACTIILQVFRIGYIVSHNHCKSHLETLFPCIEIIFVCIQTYFLWRHCKDCTQVQHNLTRCGLMLTMATDLLLWLLAVTNDSVHREIESALKGNESSSCTCPNTIACRVFQKGYILLYPFKMEYCLIGSSMLYVMWKNVGRRIPPHHTIHAKPKFKLRGVIYGLVLGISTLFIGICIFMTYQIEATSSAPRQETLVLYYSYYVALLPMMTVGALTGTVIHGLEERELDTLKNPTRSLDVILLMGAALGQIGISYFSIVAIVATNPGDLLNRLILTYAVSLIIQHITQNIFIIEGLHRQPLVEDPDASLAGPHTQHSGPSSEETAMSHTSQEPAPPPGNKETETNEGEKREDSDLRRVYPLEIRQEIRRVSHAYSHTYGRLNWKRKALKEISIFLVLCNIILWIMPTFGMHPAFENGLEKSFYGYSTWFAIVNFGLPLGVFYRMHSVGGLLEVYVSS, from the exons ATGGCCGGCAAGGAAGCTACACGGCAGAGGCACCTTAACCAGGATACTGATGGCGAAGAGTCAGCGTCAGCGGAGCCCGAAGCCTGGAAGATCCGCTACGAGAAGTGCTGGCTGCACCGGCGCTGCTCCTCGCTGCTCCACAAGGACAGGCAGGCTCGGAAGGCCGGGCAGCTGTTCTCAGGGCTGCTGGCCATGAACGTGGTGTTTCTGGGCTGTGCCTTCATAAGCAGCATGATTTTCAACAGGGTGGCGATTACCTTGCGCGACGTCGGGATCTTCCTCTCCATCCTCAAGATCCTGTCTCTCTGCTGGATCATTTACTACTTGCTGTGTACCAGCAGGAAGCCCCATGCTGTGCTGTACAGGGACTCCCATGCCGGGCCAGTCTGGGTGCAGG GGTCTCTAGTGCTGTTTGGAGCCTGCACCATCATCCTGCAGGTGTTCAGGATCGGCTACATTGTCAGCCACAACCATTGCAAATCCCACCTGGAAACCCTGTTCCCGTGCATAGAAATCATCTTCGTTTGCATTCAG ACGTACTTTTTATGGCGCCACTGTAAGGACTGTACCCAAGTCCAGCACAACCTCACCAG atgtgGGCTGATGCTGACCATGGCCACAGATCTCCTCCTCTGGCTGTTAGCGGTGACCAACGACTCTGTTCACAGGGAAATTGAATCTGCACTCAAAG GTAACGAGTCCAGCTCATGCACGTGTCCAAACACAATAGCCTGCCGCGTCTTCCAGAAGGGCTATATCTTGCTGTACCCCTTCAAAATGGAATACTGCCTCATCGGCAGCTCCATGCTGTACGTCATGTGGAAGAACGTGGGCAGGCGcatccctccccaccacaccaTTCATGCCAAGCCCAAGTTCAAGCTCCGTGGTGTCATTTATGGGCTGGTGCTGGGCATATCTACATTGTTCATTGGGATCTGCATCTTCATGACCTACCAGATCGAGGCTACCAGCTCAGCGCCTAGGCAGGAGACCCTTGTGCTGTATTATTCCTACTACGTCGCGCTTCTGCCGATGATGACTGTGGGTGCCTTGACTGGGACAGTCATCCATGGCTTGGAAGAGCGTGAGCTAGACACTCTGAAAAACCCAACCCGAAGCCTGGACGTGATCCTGCTCATGGGAGCAGCCCTAGGCCAGATTGGCATTTCTTACTTCTCCATTGTCGCCATTGTGGCCACCAACCCTGGAGACCTGCTAAACAGACTCATCCTGACCTACGCGGTCAGCCTCATCATTCAGCACATCACGCAAAACATCTTCATTATCGAGGGGCTTCACCGGCAGCCTTTGGTGGAGGATCCTGATGCCAGCCTGGCTGGGCCCCACACACAGCACTCGGGTCCATCCAGTGAAGAGACGGCCATGTCACACACCAGCCAGGAGCCCGCGCCGCCCCCTGGCAACAAAGAGACTGAAACAAATGAAGGTGAGAAGCGTGAAGACTCTGACCTGAGAAGAGTTTACCCACTAGAGATAAGACAGGAGATCAGGAGGGTTTCGCATGCCTACAGCCATACCTACGGCCGCCTGAACTGGAAGAGGAAAGCCCTAAAGGAGATCTCAATCTTCTTGGTATTGTGCAACATCATA TTGTGGATAATGCCCACATTCGGGATGCACCCCGCCTTCGAGAACGGACTGGAGAAGTCGTTTTACGGTTACTCCACCTGGTTTGCCATCGTGAACTTCGGCCTGCCCCTGGGTGTGTTCTACAGAATGCACTCCGTCGGGGGGCTCCTGGAGGTTTATGTGTCATCCTGA